The following coding sequences lie in one Ictalurus furcatus strain D&B chromosome 7, Billie_1.0, whole genome shotgun sequence genomic window:
- the rwdd gene encoding RWD domain-containing protein 4 produces MTANEEQEMELEALRSIYEGDECFKELSPVSFQFRIGDLNETKSFLLDVSWPETYPETAPQLSLDAFFNNRISPETKQLIISKMHEQVEANLGSAMMYTLFEWAKENQEMLMENHQPVVSAVTLTSTSDVNSPVSSGKKKEKKEQLTKAQKRKMIGRTDNKGELPRGWNWVDVIKLSKTGGKEDG; encoded by the exons ATGACTGCCAACGAGGAGCAGGAG ATGGAGTTGGAAGCCCTGCGTTCGATTTACGAAGGGGACGAATGCTTCAAAGAGCTGAGTCCCGTCTCCTTCCAGTTCAGG ATAGGAGACCTTAATGAGACAAAATCATTCCTGCTGGATGTCTCATGGCCAGAGACGTATCCTGAAACTGCACCTCAGTTATCCTTAGATGCCTTTTTCAACAACCGAAT CTCTCCAGAGACCAAGCAGTTAATAATCTCCAAGATGCATGAGCAGGTAGAGGCAAACCTGGGAAGTGCCATGATGTACACTCTGTTTGAGTGGGCCAAAGAGAACCAGGAGATGCTGATGGAGAATCACCAGCCTGTAGTGTCTGCTGTG ACCCTGACTTCTACCAGCGATGTGAACAGTCCAGTCTCCTCCGGtaagaaaaaggagaagaaagaacAGCTCACAAAGGCACAGAAAAGGAAAATGATAGGAAGAACTG ATAACAAAGGTGAATTGCCCAGAGGTTGGAACTGGGTTGACGTTATCAAG CTGAGCAAAACAGGAGGAAAAGAGGATGGCTAA